In uncultured Bacteroides sp., one genomic interval encodes:
- a CDS encoding calcium-translocating P-type ATPase, PMCA-type, translating into MIAAIKMWMPHKFSYSINKKPSWFWSLTGIVSAVLIAVIAFMTYGLNSTETDNWQAYIAVFQIVLKYFMMAVTLIVVAVPEGLPMSVSLSLALNMRRMLSTNNLVRKMHACETMGAVTVICTDKTGTLTQNLMQVHETQFYGLKESGKLADDEISNLIKEGISANSTAFLENGDDGSKPKGVGNPTEVALLLWLNSQDVNYLELREDAKVYDQLTFSTERKFMATLVQSSLLDKKILFVKGAPEIVLGKCKQVILGDKTVSASEYRPTVEAQLLAYQNMAMRTLGFAYKIVDADSSNDCVDLAAGNDLNFLGVVAISDPIRLDVPAAVEKCKSAGIDVKIVTGDTPGTAKEIARQIGLWTEADTDWNHITGAGFAELSDEELLDRVLDLKIMSRARPTDKQRLVQLLQQKGAVVAVTGDGTNDAPALNHAQVGLSMGTGTSVAKEASDITLLDDSFNSISTAVMWGRSLYKNIQRFIVFQLTINFIALLIVLLGAFVGTELPLTVTQMLWVNLIMDTFAALALASIPPSIDVMKEKPRKSSDFIITKKMRYNILGLGTTLLVLLLGMIVYNTGDDGVMTVQNLTIFFTTFVLLQFWNLFNARVFGTNDSSFKGLSKSYGTILVLLIILIGQILIVQFGGDVFRTEPLDLQTWIKIIGLTSIVLWAGELVRFVRRLNNK; encoded by the coding sequence ATGATTGCTGCTATTAAAATGTGGATGCCGCATAAGTTCTCCTATTCAATAAATAAAAAACCTTCGTGGTTTTGGTCATTGACAGGTATTGTGTCTGCTGTATTAATTGCTGTTATTGCTTTTATGACTTATGGGCTGAATTCAACAGAGACAGATAACTGGCAGGCTTATATTGCCGTTTTCCAGATTGTGCTTAAATACTTTATGATGGCTGTTACATTAATAGTAGTGGCTGTTCCTGAAGGTTTGCCAATGAGTGTATCACTTAGCCTGGCATTAAATATGCGCCGTATGCTTTCTACAAATAACCTTGTTCGTAAAATGCATGCTTGCGAAACAATGGGAGCAGTAACTGTAATCTGTACAGATAAAACAGGAACTCTTACTCAGAACTTGATGCAGGTGCACGAAACCCAATTCTATGGATTGAAAGAAAGCGGAAAATTGGCTGATGATGAAATTAGTAATCTGATTAAGGAAGGTATTAGTGCAAACTCTACAGCATTTCTAGAAAATGGAGACGATGGTTCTAAACCAAAAGGTGTTGGTAACCCAACTGAGGTAGCATTATTGTTATGGCTGAATTCACAAGATGTGAACTATCTTGAATTAAGAGAAGATGCAAAGGTATATGACCAGTTAACCTTCTCAACCGAAAGAAAGTTTATGGCCACTTTAGTGCAATCTTCACTTCTTGATAAGAAAATATTATTTGTGAAAGGTGCCCCTGAAATTGTATTGGGAAAATGTAAGCAAGTTATTTTAGGAGATAAAACAGTTAGTGCTTCAGAATATCGTCCAACAGTAGAAGCTCAATTGCTAGCATATCAAAATATGGCAATGCGTACGTTAGGCTTTGCCTATAAGATTGTTGATGCCGATTCTTCAAATGACTGTGTTGACCTGGCAGCAGGTAACGATCTTAATTTCCTTGGAGTAGTTGCAATATCCGATCCTATTCGTTTGGATGTTCCCGCAGCTGTGGAAAAATGTAAGTCGGCAGGAATTGATGTGAAGATTGTAACTGGTGATACTCCGGGAACTGCTAAAGAGATCGCTCGTCAGATAGGTTTATGGACAGAAGCCGACACTGATTGGAATCACATTACAGGCGCCGGATTTGCAGAACTAAGTGATGAAGAATTACTGGACCGTGTGCTCGACTTGAAGATAATGTCTCGTGCCCGTCCTACTGATAAGCAACGCCTGGTACAACTATTACAGCAAAAAGGTGCAGTTGTTGCGGTTACCGGTGATGGTACAAATGATGCTCCTGCCTTGAACCATGCGCAAGTAGGACTTTCTATGGGAACAGGTACTTCGGTTGCTAAAGAAGCGAGCGATATTACATTGCTTGACGATTCATTTAACAGTATAAGTACAGCGGTGATGTGGGGACGTTCACTGTATAAGAATATACAGCGATTCATTGTATTCCAGTTGACTATCAATTTTATAGCCTTGCTTATTGTATTGCTAGGTGCATTTGTTGGAACCGAGCTTCCTTTGACTGTTACTCAGATGCTTTGGGTAAATCTTATAATGGATACCTTTGCGGCATTGGCTTTGGCTTCAATTCCGCCTAGCATTGATGTAATGAAAGAAAAGCCACGCAAGAGTTCTGATTTTATAATTACTAAGAAGATGCGTTATAACATTCTGGGTCTTGGCACAACTTTGCTAGTTCTTTTGCTGGGAATGATTGTATATAATACCGGTGATGACGGAGTAATGACTGTGCAGAACCTGACTATCTTCTTTACAACATTTGTATTGCTTCAATTCTGGAATCTGTTTAATGCAAGAGTATTTGGAACGAATGATAGTTCATTTAAAGGTCTTTCAAAATCATACGGAACAATACTTGTATTATTGATTATTCTTATCGGACAGATTCTGATTGTTCAATTTGGTGGAGACGTTTTCCGTACAGAACCTCTTGATCTGCAAACATGGATTAAAATAATAGGTTTAACATCTATTGTTTTGTGGGCAGGCGAACTGGTCCGTTTTGTAAGACGTTTGAATAACAAGTAG
- a CDS encoding N-acetyltransferase gives MAIIIKQVSNKKELKDFIRFNYKLYKGNAYSVPDLYDDMLNTFTKEKNPAFEFCEAEYFLAYKEGELVGRVAAIINHRANKTWDKKDVRFGWIDFIDDPEVSEALLKAVEKYGKEHGLENIQGPLGFTDFDAEGMLIEGFDKLSTMATIYNYPYYPEHIQKLGYEKDADWVEFQIYIPETGVPEKHQRISDIIKKKYNLRVLKYTSRKKLAKDYGQEIFDLMNEAYSPLYGYSALSQKQIEHYVKMYLPVVDLKMVPLIVDQDDKLVAVGITMPSLSVALQKAHGRLLPFGWFHLLKALFFGKRKVIDLLLIAVKPEYQNKGVNALLFSDLIPVYQKEGCIFAESNPELEMNGKVQAQWEYFKTIQHKRRRAFIKKIDL, from the coding sequence ATGGCAATAATAATAAAACAAGTATCTAATAAAAAAGAACTTAAAGATTTTATACGATTTAATTACAAATTATACAAAGGCAATGCATACTCGGTTCCCGATCTTTATGACGATATGCTCAATACGTTTACTAAAGAAAAAAATCCCGCCTTTGAGTTTTGTGAAGCTGAGTATTTCCTTGCATATAAAGAAGGCGAATTGGTTGGAAGAGTTGCCGCAATTATAAATCATCGTGCCAATAAAACCTGGGATAAAAAAGATGTTCGTTTCGGTTGGATTGACTTTATTGATGATCCCGAAGTTTCAGAAGCTTTGCTTAAAGCTGTTGAAAAGTATGGCAAAGAGCATGGACTTGAAAACATTCAAGGTCCTTTAGGATTCACTGATTTTGATGCGGAAGGTATGCTGATTGAAGGGTTCGATAAGTTAAGCACAATGGCTACAATCTATAATTATCCTTACTACCCAGAACATATACAGAAATTAGGTTATGAGAAGGATGCCGATTGGGTAGAGTTCCAAATTTATATCCCAGAGACTGGGGTTCCAGAAAAGCATCAACGTATTTCTGATATTATTAAAAAGAAATATAATCTTAGAGTTCTGAAATATACTTCCAGAAAAAAGCTTGCAAAAGATTACGGACAGGAAATTTTTGATTTAATGAATGAAGCCTATAGTCCGCTATACGGATATTCAGCTCTTTCTCAGAAGCAGATTGAGCATTATGTCAAAATGTATCTTCCGGTAGTCGACTTAAAAATGGTTCCTCTTATTGTTGACCAGGATGACAAGTTAGTAGCAGTTGGTATAACAATGCCATCCCTCTCTGTTGCATTACAAAAAGCTCACGGAAGATTGCTTCCTTTTGGTTGGTTCCATTTACTTAAAGCTTTATTTTTTGGAAAAAGAAAAGTGATTGATCTTCTTTTGATTGCTGTGAAACCAGAGTATCAGAACAAAGGTGTAAATGCATTATTATTTTCTGATTTAATTCCAGTTTACCAAAAAGAAGGTTGTATATTTGCGGAAAGCAATCCCGAATTAGAGATGAATGGTAAGGTTCAGGCTCAGTGGGAATACTTTAAAACAATTCAGCATAAACGTCGTCGTGCATTTATAAAGAAAATAGATTTATAG
- the coaD gene encoding pantetheine-phosphate adenylyltransferase → MKRAIFPGTFDPFTVGHFSVVKRALTFMDEIVIGIGINENKKTYFPIEKRVEMISNLYKDEPRIKVVPYNSLTIDFANSVDAKFIVRGIRTVKDFEYEETIADINRQLAGIETILLFTEPELTCVSSTIVRELLHYNKDISCFIPKGLEI, encoded by the coding sequence ATGAAACGAGCCATATTTCCGGGAACATTCGACCCTTTTACAGTTGGTCATTTTTCAGTAGTAAAGCGTGCCTTGACCTTTATGGATGAAATAGTAATAGGTATTGGTATTAATGAAAACAAGAAAACTTATTTCCCGATAGAAAAACGTGTAGAGATGATCAGTAATCTCTATAAAGATGAACCGCGAATAAAGGTGGTGCCTTATAATTCCCTGACTATTGATTTTGCAAATTCTGTCGATGCAAAGTTTATAGTTCGTGGAATTCGTACGGTGAAAGATTTTGAATATGAAGAGACCATTGCTGATATAAACAGACAATTGGCCGGAATTGAGACTATTTTACTCTTTACAGAACCGGAACTGACTTGCGTGAGCTCCACTATTGTTAGAGAGCTTTTGCATTATAATAAAGATATCAGCTGCTTTATCCCCAAAGGACTAGAGATTTGA
- a CDS encoding DNA topoisomerase IV subunit B: MEENIEEKILVTEYTEENIRTLDWKEHIRRRPGMYIGKLGDGSHSDDGIYVLLKEALDNSIDEYMMGYGKTIEVTVVDGKVTVRDHGRGIPLGKVIDVSSKMNTGGKYDSKAFKKSVGLNGVGIKAVNALSSFFRISSFREGEEKTAEFERGNIINDFPISETEHDNGTLTEFIPDDTIFKDYHYLNEHIEPLLKNYVFLNTGLSIIFNGKKFHSKNGLVDLLNENMTTDPLYPIIHLYGDDIEMVLTHSDQYGEEYYSFVNGQHTTQGGTHLAAFREAVAKTIKEYYSKNFDYADIRSGMVGAISIKVEEPVFESQTKTKLGSKDIGPDGPSVGKFIGDFVKRELDNFLHINHDTSEILLQKIQDSEKERKAIAGVTKLARERAKKANLHNRKLRDCRIHLNDTKGKDQEESSLFITEGDSASGSITKSRDVTTQAVFSLRGKPLNSFGLTKKVVYENEEFNLLQAALNIEDGIEGLRYNKVIVATDADVDGMHIRLLLITFFLQFFPDLIKKGHVYILQTPLFRVRNKKETIYCYSEEERISAINKLSPNPEITRFKGLGEISPDEFRHFIGKDIRLEQVTLRKNDLVKGLLEFYMGKNTMERQNFIIDNLVIEEDVA, translated from the coding sequence ATGGAAGAAAATATTGAAGAAAAGATCCTGGTTACAGAATATACCGAGGAAAATATTAGGACCCTAGATTGGAAAGAACATATTCGCCGTCGCCCTGGTATGTATATCGGAAAATTAGGTGATGGTTCTCATTCAGATGATGGTATTTATGTACTTCTGAAAGAGGCGTTGGATAATTCTATCGATGAGTACATGATGGGATATGGCAAGACTATTGAGGTTACGGTTGTTGATGGAAAAGTTACAGTCCGTGACCATGGTCGTGGTATTCCGTTAGGAAAAGTGATAGATGTTTCTTCAAAAATGAATACTGGTGGTAAATACGACTCTAAAGCCTTCAAGAAATCTGTCGGCTTGAATGGAGTTGGTATTAAGGCTGTAAATGCACTATCTTCTTTCTTCCGTATTTCCAGTTTCAGAGAAGGCGAGGAAAAAACCGCTGAGTTTGAAAGGGGTAATATTATTAATGACTTCCCAATTTCAGAAACAGAACATGATAATGGTACCTTAACCGAATTTATCCCGGATGATACAATATTCAAAGATTATCATTATCTGAATGAACATATTGAGCCCTTATTGAAGAATTATGTATTCCTCAATACTGGTTTGAGCATCATCTTTAATGGAAAGAAATTCCATTCCAAAAATGGATTGGTTGATCTGTTAAATGAAAACATGACTACTGACCCGCTTTATCCTATTATTCACCTCTACGGAGATGATATTGAGATGGTTCTTACTCATAGCGATCAGTACGGCGAAGAATACTATTCGTTTGTTAACGGACAGCATACAACTCAGGGTGGTACTCACTTGGCTGCTTTCCGTGAGGCGGTTGCCAAAACTATTAAGGAATATTACTCCAAAAACTTTGATTATGCTGATATTCGTTCCGGTATGGTGGGAGCTATCAGTATTAAAGTGGAGGAACCGGTGTTTGAATCTCAGACAAAAACAAAGCTTGGTTCTAAAGATATTGGCCCTGATGGTCCTTCTGTTGGTAAGTTTATCGGTGACTTTGTAAAGCGTGAACTCGATAACTTTTTGCATATCAACCATGATACTTCTGAGATTCTGCTTCAAAAAATACAAGATTCAGAGAAAGAGCGTAAGGCTATTGCCGGTGTAACTAAACTAGCTCGCGAACGTGCTAAGAAAGCGAACCTGCACAACCGTAAACTGCGTGATTGTCGTATTCACTTAAATGACACTAAAGGTAAGGATCAGGAAGAATCAAGTCTCTTCATTACTGAGGGTGATTCAGCTAGTGGTTCTATTACGAAAAGCCGTGATGTTACTACGCAGGCTGTATTTAGTTTGCGTGGTAAGCCGCTGAATTCCTTTGGATTAACAAAAAAAGTTGTTTACGAAAATGAAGAGTTCAATTTACTTCAGGCAGCATTGAATATTGAAGATGGTATTGAAGGATTGCGCTATAATAAAGTGATTGTAGCAACAGATGCCGATGTGGATGGTATGCACATTCGTCTGTTGTTGATTACTTTCTTCCTGCAGTTTTTCCCTGATCTGATAAAGAAGGGGCATGTGTATATTCTACAAACTCCTCTTTTCCGTGTACGAAATAAAAAAGAGACTATTTACTGTTATTCGGAAGAAGAGCGCATCAGTGCTATTAATAAACTTTCTCCTAATCCCGAAATTACCCGATTTAAAGGGTTAGGTGAAATCTCTCCTGATGAGTTCAGACATTTCATTGGTAAAGATATTCGTTTAGAACAGGTTACTCTCCGAAAAAACGATTTGGTGAAAGGACTTTTAGAGTTCTATATGGGAAAAAATACCATGGAGCGTCAGAATTTCATTATAGACAACCTGGTTATTGAAGAAGATGTAGCTTAA
- a CDS encoding SAM-dependent methyltransferase gives MKYTKATIDFVKEHIADDPSKLALQAKKYPDVDMPVAVTQIVGRKIAMEKVPSWGNTDGILYPKHLSMEQCSSEVTARYKSSLVKGNTLVDITGGLGIDCAFLSVNFQKAIYVERQEELCEIASSNFPLLGLPHIDVVNGDGVEYLSQTEKVDWIFIDPARRNEHGGKVVAIADCEPNVAEISDLLLSKADKVMIKLSPMLDLSLALHHLSFVKEVHVVSVANECKELLVILANDAVNSKISIHCVNLLKNGEAQVFSFDKEEELQGCGYAQKVGRYLYEPNTSILKAGAYKSISNRYNLKKLHQNSHLYTSDELITDFPGRKFECDAVFSLNKKELKTNLGDIKQANITIRNFPSSVSELRKRLKLLEGGDIYLFATTLVDEQKVLVKCHKC, from the coding sequence ATGAAATATACAAAAGCAACAATTGATTTTGTTAAAGAGCATATTGCTGACGATCCTTCCAAACTGGCTCTTCAGGCAAAAAAGTATCCTGATGTAGATATGCCTGTTGCTGTTACTCAGATTGTTGGCCGGAAAATAGCAATGGAGAAAGTCCCTTCCTGGGGTAATACCGATGGTATACTTTATCCTAAGCATCTTTCAATGGAACAATGCTCGTCTGAGGTTACGGCTCGTTATAAATCATCTCTTGTAAAAGGAAATACTTTGGTGGATATCACTGGAGGGCTTGGCATTGATTGCGCTTTTCTTTCTGTAAACTTTCAAAAAGCTATTTATGTGGAGCGCCAAGAGGAACTGTGCGAAATAGCATCCTCTAACTTTCCTTTATTAGGTTTGCCTCATATCGATGTGGTAAATGGTGATGGGGTAGAATATCTTTCCCAAACAGAAAAAGTTGACTGGATTTTTATTGACCCTGCAAGAAGAAATGAGCATGGAGGAAAAGTGGTTGCAATAGCCGATTGTGAACCAAATGTTGCTGAAATCTCAGATTTACTGCTAAGTAAGGCTGACAAAGTAATGATTAAGTTATCTCCAATGCTCGATCTTTCTCTGGCTTTGCATCATTTATCTTTTGTAAAGGAGGTGCATGTTGTGTCGGTGGCTAACGAATGCAAGGAGTTGCTTGTTATTCTTGCAAACGATGCAGTGAATTCAAAAATCAGTATTCATTGTGTGAATCTACTTAAGAATGGAGAAGCTCAGGTTTTTTCTTTCGATAAGGAAGAAGAACTGCAAGGGTGCGGATATGCACAAAAAGTAGGTCGTTATCTTTATGAACCTAATACTTCCATACTTAAGGCCGGTGCTTATAAAAGTATCTCAAACAGATATAATCTGAAGAAATTACATCAGAATAGTCATCTATATACTTCGGATGAATTAATAACTGATTTCCCCGGACGTAAATTTGAATGTGATGCTGTTTTTAGTCTGAATAAAAAAGAACTGAAAACGAATTTGGGAGATATAAAGCAGGCAAATATAACTATTCGTAACTTCCCTTCTTCTGTTTCAGAACTTCGTAAAAGGTTAAAACTTTTGGAAGGTGGTGATATCTATCTGTTTGCAACTACTTTGGTTGATGAACAGAAAGTACTTGTAAAATGTCATAAGTGTTGA
- a CDS encoding S41 family peptidase, whose product MKKVIISLICLFAVSAQAQNYGTVASRKLHMAEFAINNLYVDKVNEDKLVEDAIVKMLSTLDPHSTYATPDEVKKLNEPLQGNFEGIGVQFNMAEDTLLVIQPVSGGPSEKIGILAGDRIVAVNDTAIAGVKMSTDEVMRRLKGPKGSLVYLTVLRRGVNELLKFKVKRDRIPLYSLDASYILQDKIGYIRVNRFASTTAEEFAKALKELKSKGMKDLILDLQDNGGGYLNAAIDLANEFLEEKELIVYTEGQKTPRSDFFAKGTGSFQKGRLVVLVNEFSASASEILSGAIQDWDRGLIVGRRSFGKGLVQRPIDLPDGSMIRLTVARYYTPAGRCIQKPYESIEKYNMDLINRYNKGEMMNSDSIHFPDSLKCKTKKFERIVYGGGGIMPDYFVPVDTTLYTDYHRNLVAKGVVLKMTLKYIENHRKELLGKYKSFADFNNNFEINSSMMDNLIAMGTEAKVELNKEQLKVSEPLIKTQLKALIARDLWDMNEYYHVMNSTNESIKKAVEILQTGDYEKKLTRLN is encoded by the coding sequence ATGAAAAAAGTAATTATTTCCTTGATATGTTTGTTCGCGGTTAGTGCACAAGCTCAGAATTATGGAACCGTGGCTTCCCGCAAACTGCATATGGCGGAGTTTGCAATTAATAATCTTTATGTTGATAAGGTTAATGAAGATAAGCTGGTAGAAGATGCTATTGTTAAAATGCTTTCAACGCTGGATCCTCATTCAACGTATGCTACTCCTGACGAGGTTAAAAAACTAAATGAACCATTGCAGGGTAATTTCGAAGGAATTGGTGTACAGTTTAATATGGCTGAGGATACATTACTGGTTATTCAGCCAGTATCCGGAGGACCTTCTGAGAAGATTGGTATTTTAGCAGGTGACCGAATTGTAGCTGTTAATGATACTGCTATTGCCGGTGTAAAAATGAGTACCGACGAAGTTATGCGTCGCTTGAAAGGTCCGAAAGGCTCATTGGTTTATTTAACTGTATTGAGAAGAGGCGTGAATGAACTACTAAAATTTAAAGTGAAACGTGACCGTATTCCTCTTTATAGTCTGGATGCATCTTATATTTTACAGGACAAAATAGGTTATATTCGTGTCAATCGTTTCGCTTCTACTACAGCTGAGGAATTTGCTAAAGCTCTCAAGGAGTTAAAGTCGAAAGGCATGAAAGATTTAATTCTTGATCTGCAGGATAATGGCGGTGGCTATTTGAATGCTGCTATTGATTTGGCTAATGAGTTTCTGGAAGAAAAAGAATTAATTGTTTATACAGAGGGACAGAAAACACCACGAAGTGATTTTTTTGCCAAAGGTACAGGAAGTTTTCAAAAAGGACGGTTAGTAGTATTGGTTAATGAGTTTTCTGCATCTGCAAGTGAAATTTTGTCTGGTGCAATTCAGGACTGGGATAGAGGGCTTATTGTTGGACGCCGCTCGTTTGGTAAGGGGCTGGTGCAACGTCCTATTGATTTGCCGGATGGTTCAATGATTCGTTTAACGGTTGCACGTTATTACACTCCAGCCGGAAGATGTATTCAAAAGCCTTATGAAAGTATTGAAAAGTACAATATGGATTTAATTAACCGATACAATAAAGGTGAGATGATGAATTCAGATAGCATTCACTTCCCTGATTCTTTGAAATGTAAAACGAAGAAATTTGAAAGAATTGTTTATGGTGGCGGTGGAATTATGCCCGACTATTTTGTACCTGTTGATACAACTCTTTATACAGATTATCATCGTAATCTTGTGGCAAAAGGTGTTGTCCTGAAAATGACACTGAAATACATTGAAAATCATCGTAAAGAATTGCTTGGCAAATACAAATCGTTCGCTGACTTCAATAATAATTTTGAGATAAACAGCTCTATGATGGACAACCTGATAGCAATGGGTACAGAAGCCAAAGTGGAACTGAATAAAGAACAGCTTAAGGTTTCCGAGCCGTTGATAAAGACTCAGCTAAAAGCTCTTATTGCTCGTGATCTTTGGGATATGAACGAGTACTATCACGTAATGAACTCTACAAACGAGAGTATAAAAAAGGCTGTTGAAATATTACAGACCGGCGATTATGAAAAAAAATTAACTAGATTAAATTGA